The following are from one region of the Candidatus Hydrogenedentota bacterium genome:
- a CDS encoding sulfotransferase, protein MIPKMLFIIGAPRSGTTMLERMLASHSKVQGGPEPHIITPLAHLGLWAKVDKAPYDHILAAQAQQLFVSQLPHAEADYWDACRAYCDTLYGRYLQGKGEKEWCLDKTPAYGLVLPFLAKVYPDAAYIVLTRHPLAIFSSFANSFFDGDYEAAHAHNPIIERYVPAMAEFLRMEAPPTKLHVPYEELVKEPELWFERICRHIGIPYEPDAIDYGKKEKETDQPSGGLGDPIGVKQHTKPNTASIKKWVAELASDDDKRKRAEGIIASVHPDDLAQLGYPIESLWQALEEAGEKVSPPKSTKLTRYRFERKMIMRLRAMTRKSARLQRLLRKIQLFCDVLLREQ, encoded by the coding sequence ATGATTCCTAAAATGTTGTTTATCATTGGTGCCCCTCGTTCGGGAACAACCATGCTCGAACGCATGTTGGCGTCCCATTCAAAGGTTCAAGGCGGACCGGAACCCCATATTATCACACCTCTCGCCCATTTGGGACTTTGGGCAAAAGTGGACAAGGCGCCTTACGACCATATTTTGGCTGCACAAGCACAGCAATTGTTTGTCTCCCAATTGCCCCATGCTGAGGCGGATTATTGGGATGCGTGCCGTGCTTATTGTGACACCTTATATGGCCGCTATCTTCAGGGCAAAGGAGAAAAGGAATGGTGTTTGGATAAAACGCCCGCCTATGGATTGGTTCTTCCTTTTTTAGCAAAGGTTTATCCTGATGCGGCGTACATCGTACTGACGCGCCATCCACTAGCCATTTTCTCTTCCTTTGCAAACTCCTTTTTCGACGGTGATTATGAAGCTGCCCATGCCCACAATCCCATCATTGAACGCTATGTGCCGGCTATGGCGGAATTTCTTCGCATGGAGGCGCCGCCCACCAAATTACATGTGCCCTATGAAGAACTCGTAAAAGAGCCGGAACTTTGGTTTGAACGAATATGCCGTCATATCGGTATCCCCTATGAACCGGACGCTATCGATTATGGCAAGAAGGAGAAGGAAACAGATCAGCCTTCCGGCGGACTGGGGGATCCCATCGGTGTAAAACAACATACAAAACCCAATACTGCTTCCATTAAAAAATGGGTGGCAGAATTAGCGTCAGACGATGACAAACGAAAAAGGGCCGAAGGTATCATTGCATCCGTCCATCCCGATGATCTCGCCCAACTCGGTTATCCTATCGAAAGCTTGTGGCAAGCACTGGAAGAAGCCGGCGAGAAAGTGAGTCCGCCGAAATCAACGAAACTAACCCGATATCGTTTTGAACGAAAGATGATTATGCGTTTGCGTGCAATGACCCGTAAATCGGCAAGATTGCAACGTTTATTGCGGAAAATACAATTGTTTTGTGATGTCTTGCTTCGCGAACAATAA
- a CDS encoding TIM barrel protein, translating to MRFKKEYTRRAALSSLASISGLALLNTVTPARSAAHAESRATPQKGRLLQSVSRWCYGNLSLDELCSAAKDMGILGIDLLEEQDWPVVKEHGLICSMASGLGRISKGWNRPEHHTELIETAQTLLPKAAAAGIKNVVVFSGNRQGLSDRAGIKNCARGLEVILPLAESLNIVLCMELLNSKRDHKDYQCDHTSWGVALAQALKSEHFKLLYDIYHMQIMEGDVIATIDENISYIGHFHTGGVPGRNEIDQSQELNYRSICNAIADLGFEGFLGHEFVPRAQDPLHSLREAVAICTV from the coding sequence ATGAGATTCAAGAAAGAATATACACGACGCGCCGCCTTATCATCCCTAGCATCTATTTCCGGATTGGCTCTTTTAAACACAGTTACACCAGCCCGCAGCGCTGCTCATGCTGAAAGTAGGGCAACGCCTCAAAAAGGTCGTTTGCTGCAATCCGTCAGTCGATGGTGTTATGGAAACTTGTCTTTGGACGAACTTTGCAGCGCCGCTAAAGATATGGGAATTCTAGGCATCGACTTGCTGGAAGAACAGGATTGGCCAGTTGTAAAGGAACACGGCTTGATCTGTTCCATGGCGAGCGGACTAGGCCGCATCTCCAAAGGATGGAACCGCCCGGAACATCATACGGAACTGATCGAAACAGCTCAAACCTTACTCCCCAAAGCGGCGGCGGCGGGCATCAAGAATGTGGTTGTATTTTCAGGGAATCGGCAAGGATTATCTGACCGGGCAGGTATCAAAAATTGTGCGCGTGGATTGGAGGTTATTTTACCTCTCGCCGAATCCTTGAACATCGTGCTTTGCATGGAATTGCTTAACAGCAAACGAGATCATAAAGATTACCAGTGCGACCATACATCATGGGGAGTCGCACTGGCCCAAGCCTTAAAGTCGGAACATTTCAAATTACTTTATGATATCTACCACATGCAAATTATGGAAGGCGATGTAATCGCTACAATCGACGAGAACATCTCCTACATTGGTCATTTTCATACGGGCGGCGTTCCCGGCAGAAATGAAATTGATCAATCGCAGGAGCTAAATTACCGAAGTATTTGTAACGCCATTGCCGACCTTGGCTTTGAGGGATTTCTGGGACATGAATTCGTGCCTCGGGCACAGGATCCTCTACATTCGCTACGCGAAGCAGTAGCCATTTGCACGGTGTGA